In Eisenibacter elegans DSM 3317, the genomic window AAGCACTAGAAGCCGCATTTGAAACTTGGATGGAGGGGCACGAACAAGTCGATGATGTCTTGGTCATAGGCCTGCAGTATGGCGTGAGCTGATTCCCAAAGACCATCTAACAACATTGCACACCAAGATTTTAGGGGGCATTCAAAAAACTGTCCCATTAATCGACCCTGTAGGTGGCTGATTTTGATAGCCAAATGATGTACCAGACATACGCCCCACGTCGCTAAACGCCCTAACGTGCTATAAACATTTCATCCCTTCGGGATGTGGAATACATACATCACCCCTTTACCCTCCTTGGAAATGGGTAAGTTATTTACTGAATAACCTCTTATGAAGAAACCCAAAAAAATTACGATAAAGTTTTTTCTCAACGAACATATCAAACCCATAGATACCCCCCAAGGGATTGCCTATCCACTCTATTGTCAGATTACCTATAACCGCAAAAACACCCATATCAAGTGTAACTATGGAGGGTACTACACCTCTATGGAGTCTATCCAAGAAACACAGCCCAAGCTATTGCCTTTTGAAGAATACATCTTTCGTCAGATGATGGACTATGAGGTAGGCCAACACGGCGAACTGCTGGATATGAAGGGCTTAGGTACAAAATACGACCGCTACTCAGTATCCATTCACGCGCTCTTCAGCCACCACCTCAAGGCCCGCCTCCAAAGCGAAACCCTTCAGGCACAGCCACAAGAGTTTGTAGAAGTCCTCAATTATCACAAAAAAACCTTGTCGTTTCAAATCTTGCTTCGAGCTGCCGAAAAACTTTTTGATGACCTGCCCGGCTTGCTCAGCCCTGAGTTTCACGAGGAAATCACACTCTACCAACACTATTACGAGCTATACAAAACCACACTCGACCAAGCCGAAACAGATTACGGATTCCCTCTCATCATTGATTGGGTAACAGGCACACACCCGCGCCAACTCGAAACCCTGCTCCAAACACGTTTTGACCAAGAGCCGGAACTTATCAAGAAAATGATGACGACCATCCACCGGCTCGTCTGTACCAAGCTAGAAATAGGACTGAGGCTCCAATAACGCCTTTTGTGGCGCTAGCGCTCCCCTCTCAGCACTTCCTGAAGTGCTTGCGCCATCGCTTGCGCTTGGGCATATTGCCAAGGCCAGCCTGTCAGCTTGAGCCGCCGTGCATCTGTACGCACCAAAATCAAGGTCGGGAACTGGCTGAACAAAACCCATGCCGCCGCCATTGCCGCCAAGGCGAGGCTGATTGTCAGCCAATGAGGATATACCACACAGATATACAGACATATACCCAACACCATACTGCCCGTAAACCACTCCCGGTGTGTTTGGAGGCGCACAGCAGAGAGCTTCTGCAAGGCCAAGGTTTCGGGTTTGCCCTTGACAAAGAGGTCTTTGCCTTTGGGAAAAGTCAGACTATCGGAGGTCAAAACACCAAACACATTCTGTAAGGGCGATATACCCACATCAGGTCGGGTGATGGTCTTGTCGTCGTTAGTGGTTGTAAAAACTGTCGTCGCTTCTTCTTCGACAGGCATCGTGATAGCCCCTATATCTTCCGGCTCTGGCTCCTCTTCGTGCGTAGGGGTGATGACCCACTCTATCGTTTGGGGTGGCTCTTGGGTATTGCGCAGCTCAAAAGGCGATACCGGCTCTTCGCCCGAAATAGCACGCGCAAATTGTGCCGCATCTTGGAAGCGCTTGATGGGGTTTTTGGCTGTGGCCTTATCAATAATCAACTGCCACCGCTCAGCTATGGCAGGATACATCATTTGTAGCCGGGGCAGCGGCTCATTGACAATCTTGAGGCTGATGTCAAACTCCGACAAGTTGCGCGAATATGGGCACTGCCCTGTAAGCATCTCAAACAATGTTACGCCCAAAGAATAAATATCACTGCGTCTGTCTACCGAGTGAGCGCGTATTTGCTCTGGGCTCATATAGTAGAGCGTACCCATCTTGGTGCCGGCTTGGGTGAGGTGGTGCTCTGAGCTGCCTGTGATTTTGGCAATCCCAAAGTCCAATACCTTGACTTGGCCTTGGGTCGTAATCATAATATTGGACGGCTTGATGTCGCGGTGTACAATGCCTTTTTGGTGGGCATAGGCAAAGGCTTCAAGCAATTGTTCAAAAAAATAAACTGCCTTACTCTCCGGAATAGGTCCCGAAAACCGGCTGATGTATTGGTCAAGCGCAAGTCCTTCTACATACTCCATCACGAGGTAAGCCGTAGCCTCCGTCTCGACATAGTCGTAGAGTTTGACAATATGGGGGTGTTCCAAATTGGCCAACACTGCTGCTTCGTTTTCAAATCGCTCACGGATAGCAGGATTACTAAAAAAACTGTGACTCAGCTCCTTAATAGCCACTTTCCGGTCGATGCGCTGGTGTACGCCAAGGTATACCTTGCCCATCCCCCCTTCGCCCAATATTTGCAAGAGTTGGTAATGATGTATGGATGGTAATGATGGCATAGGCGCATGCCCCAACAACAGTTGGGTTTTAGGCAAGGTTTTGGTTCAACAAATACAGCGGATTGGGGCAGTTTTGGAGATATGCCTCTGCTTGGTCAGCAGCCACCACCCCGGGATAATCTCCCTCCAAACCATCGAGAGATACCATAATTTGGAGGTGCAGGTGTGGAGTCCAGCCTCCGTTTTCGCTCATATCGCCCAACCGACCTATGGCCTCGCTACGCTTAAAACCCTTGTATGGACGCAATGAGGCTAGCGAATTTTTGCTCAAATGGCCGTAAAGCGTATAAAAATCAACCCCTTCGATACGGTGTTCTAGGATAATCACCCCTCCATAATCTCCCAGAGCCGGCCTAAACGAGAAGCTGTGTACTTCGGCCTCCCAAGGGCTGTATATCTCTGTTCCGGGTGGCATCCAGATGTCTATACCCAGGTGTATGGAGCGATAAGTTCCGTCGGGCTGTCTAAACAACGGGCTGCGCTCATACATCCTGCGCCTTTCGCCATAGCCGCCAAAGGCGGCCCAAGCCTGATTCTCTGTGATTTGAGTAGTAATGTAGGTTTGTAACGCCTCTGAGTCAAGCGTATCAATACCGGCCTGCTCAGCCGTATCCATAGCAAAGGGCAATAGGCGCTTTTGGTCTTTGTCTAATGGTACTGGACAGTAAAAAGCGGCTTGGTATCTTTGGAGTATTTGATGGACTTTCTGAGCTTTGGTCATGGGGTTTGCGCAAATGAGAAAGGTTCGATGGGGCTTAGCCACGAAATTAGTGCAAAAAATCAAAAATCTTTGAAATAATGCTGCTGAAGGGCAAATTTTTCTTTCAACTGCATCGCCCGCTCCATCACTTGAGCGCTTTTGTCGGCTATCATCACCCCGGCAGTTTGGTCTTGACCTTGGGCATTTTCCCAATCCAACAAGCGCAGCCCAACAAAGTAAATCTTGAGCAAGCGCTTGGGCGAAGCCTCTACCGGCGTATTGCCCTCACTGTAGAAAATCAGGGCTTCGTCATTGTCAAAAACAAACTCCTCATACCGCAACAGCCCCTCCCGCTCCTGCCGAATCATCACTGCCCTGAGCAAGGTGGTGCCGGCATCGGTATAGCTAAAAAAATAGCGCTCGTGGCTCTGTACCCACTGGCCAGTTTCGGGAACGCGGTTTTTGAAGGTATTGAGTACTTGCTCATAAAGATAATACTCTTCCCGGGTGATTTTCTGCCGGATGTATTGGTAATAATCTTTCACAAAGCGCAGTTCGCCCTCTTGGACACCGGCACTTTGGGCCATACCCAACTCCACCCCCATTATCAGCCACAAAAACATCCACTGGCTTATCCACACCAGCAAACATAAAACAGGCTTGGCACTCCTCATAAAAAGCAAAAACATAGGTTTAGTATCAACCAACAAAGCTACACTTTTTAGGCCAAAGCTTTTTGTGTTTGCGCCAAAAAGCCTATATTAGAACTTCGAAATCGAAACAACGAACGTTGTCCGCAACCCTATTTGTGGCTTTGATAGCCTACAAATATCAGATTTAATGTACTCATAGTCAGTTGACTAACTAACGGCGGCTAAAAAAAACACCGCTTAATTGTTGGACAAATGTTTGATTATATTGCTTTTAATCTATTTCTTTGCAGTGTTTTTTTAAGAACTAAAACTGGTACATACAATGTCTGACATCGCACAACGAGTTAAGAACATCATTATCGACAAATTGGGAGTGGATGCCGCAGAGGTTACTCCTGAAGCAAGCTTTACCAACGATTTGGGCGCTGACTCACTCGACACCGTAGAGCTTATCATGGAATTTGAAAAAGAATTTGAAATTTCTATTCCTGATGACCACGCCGAGAAAATCGGTACTGTAGGAGATGCCATCTCTTACCTTGAAGAACACGTGAAGTAAACCGTTACTCCTCCATGAACCTCAAACGCGTTGTAGTAACCGGGTTAGGCTCACTCACACCGATTGGAAACAATACCCCTGCCTTTTGGGAGGGGTTGCGTAACGGAGTGAGTGGTGCCGCACCCATTACCAAATTTGACCCTGAGAAGTTTAAGACACAGTTTGCCTGTGAGCTCAAAAACTTTGATGTCCATAACTTTATGGACAAGAAAGAAGCCCGCAAAGTAGACTGGTTTGTCCAGTATGCCTTGGTAGCCGTAGATGAGGCTGTCCAAGACGCACAACTTCCCCTCAACACCATCAACAAAGATCGTGTGGGGGTTATCTGGGGGTCGGGCATTGGCGGCTTGCGAACCTTCCAAGAGGAAGTAATGGCTTTTGCCCAAGGCAATGGCACGCCCCGCTTCAACCCATTTTTTATCCCAAAAATGATTGCAGACCTTAGCGCAGGGCATATCTCTATACGCTATGGTTTCCGTGGGATGAACTTTACCACCGTCTCGGCTTGTGCTTCGGCTACCAATGCCTTGGTAGACGCTTTCAACTACATACGCCTCGGGAAGGCAGATGTGATTGTAAGCGGAGGCTCTGAAGCAGCCGTTACTGAGGCCGGTATTGGGGGCTTCAATGCCATGAAAGCGCTTTCAGAGCGTAATGACAGCCCCGCAACGGCTTCGCGCCCCTTTGATAAAGACCGTGATGGCTTTGTCTTGGGTGAAGGCGCAGGAGCGCTCATCCTCGAAGAGTATGAGCACGCCAAAGCCCGTGGTGCTAAGATTTATGCTGAAATCATAGGCGGCGGAATGTCAGCTGATGCACACCACATCACTGCCCCACACCCCGAAGGCATAGGCGCTACCAATGTGATGATTGACGCGCTGCGCGATGCGCAAATTCAACCCGAAGCCATTGATTATATCAATGTACACGGTACTTCTACTCCGCTAGGAGATGTGAGCGAAGCACAAGCCATTGAGCGCGTTTTTGGCGAACACGCCTACAAGCTTAATATCAGCTCCACCAAGTCTATGACAGGGCACTTGCTCGGCGCTGCCGGAGCCGTAGAGTCGATTGCGTGTATCTTGGCGATTCAACACCAAATGATTCCGCCTACGATTAACCACTTTGCCGACGACGAAAGCTTCAATAGCCGCCTCAACTTTACTTTTAATACCGCCCAAGCCCGTGAGGTGCGTTATGCACTGAGCAATACCTTCGGCTTTGGAGGGCATAACTTCTCTGTCATCTTCAAAAAATTGGATGAGTAATGTGCTTCTGCTAGTCAAAAAAATAGCGCAACTATTCAAACGATATACTCCTGAAGAAAAAAGGCTTAGACTCACCATCCAACAGTTGGTGGGTTTTAAGCCTTTTAATCTATCGCTCTACCAGCTGGCCTTGCGGCATACCTCAGCTTCCAAGGTCAACGAAATAGGCATGCGGGAGTCTAACGAAAGGTTAGAGTACCTCGGTGATGCTGTTTTGGGCGCTATTGTAGCCGAGTATCTCTTCAAACGCTACCCATTTCGCGAAGAGGGCTTCCTGACCGAAATCCGCTCCCGAATCGTCAACCGCGAATCACTCAATGAAGTCGCACGCAAATGTGGGCTGATGGCCCTGATAGAGTTTGAGGGCAGCCGACGGCATTTTTCTCATAAATCTATTGGCGGCGACGCGCTCGAAGCCCTCGTAGGCGCTGTATACCTCGATAGAGGCTATCAAGGCGCACGCACTTTTGTGGTAGAGCGTATCCTACAAATCCACCTCGACTTGGATGAAGTAATAGAAAACAACAAAAACTTCAAGAGCTTGGTGATTGAGTGGGCGCAACGCGAGAACAAAAAACTGCGCTTCGCCATCATCTCCGAAAAAGGGCAAAAACACCAGCGAGAGTTTATCGCTGAAGTCTATATCGACGACCAACCCATCGCCACAGGCAGTGGCTTTAGCAAGAAAAAGGCAGAACAAGCCGCTGCCGAAAAATCTTGCGAAATACTCAAAATAGGCTGATTTTCTGAGTCTCCACTCGCCTAAGGGGCTTTTTTGTAGTTATTCCGCCTACAGAAAAGCTCCTATTTTATTACCCCAAAATCGCTACTTTTATCGGCTTTTGCCAATAAAATAAACAATCTATCATTCAGGCACTTGCCTTGATGCCTCAAAAAAAGGCGCACAAGTCGCTTTGTCTTTGATAGATTATGCGTATATTTGTCTTACAATGTTACCTCAATAATCGTTTATTTGTTACCTTTTCAATGTTTCTAACTTAATTGCCATTGCCTATGCCACAAGTTTGGTCTGCTCCTTTAAAAACAGCCTACGGATTGCTCACAAAATTAGCAATTCCTAGCCCCGTACCCGAATCCTCAATGCACGCGCTGCCCTCAGAGCCCGCTCCTATGCCCGAAAGTCCGGCCAAGTTGCGTATCTCGATGGATGAGCTGTCTTACATTTCCGATGCATTATTGGTCTATAGCCAATATCTTCGGCAGCATGCGCAACATCAGCGCCTGCCACACGTACAAAAGTTAGACAAAAAGATTTTTGACTACCTAAGTTACTACGAAGAGTCTACACAGGCTTAGCCTGTATGGGTAGGTTTGGGCACCGTTACTGCCGTTGGCAGTCGATTCTCTCACCTAAACCCCCACTTATGACTCCAGAAGAGCAAGCTCAATTGGCGGCTCTCGAACAGCAGCTCAGGGCTTTCTTAGAAAGTTTTAGAGCCGATGTACAAGCCATCAAGCAGCAGATGCCGCCGCCACGCACTTCGTTACCGTTACAGCACCCACATCAGCCGCACAGCCTGCCGCCTTTGGGCAAATGGACTGCGGACGAGTAAAACATCAGCCCTCTGCACCGCAGGGGGCTTTTTGCTGTTATTGCTGCGCCTTCAGTGCCTCTATCTGCTTGCCGATAGCCTCGGCCTCAGCCGCTTTAGCATCGGCAGCCTTGCGGTCGGTATGGGAAAGCTTGTGCGACTCTTGCATCAAGCGGCTATACTGCGCTTGTAGTTTTTCGATGGGCGATTTTTTCTTGAATATTCCAAACATAAGTATCT contains:
- a CDS encoding serine/threonine protein kinase → MPKTQLLLGHAPMPSLPSIHHYQLLQILGEGGMGKVYLGVHQRIDRKVAIKELSHSFFSNPAIRERFENEAAVLANLEHPHIVKLYDYVETEATAYLVMEYVEGLALDQYISRFSGPIPESKAVYFFEQLLEAFAYAHQKGIVHRDIKPSNIMITTQGQVKVLDFGIAKITGSSEHHLTQAGTKMGTLYYMSPEQIRAHSVDRRSDIYSLGVTLFEMLTGQCPYSRNLSEFDISLKIVNEPLPRLQMMYPAIAERWQLIIDKATAKNPIKRFQDAAQFARAISGEEPVSPFELRNTQEPPQTIEWVITPTHEEEPEPEDIGAITMPVEEEATTVFTTTNDDKTITRPDVGISPLQNVFGVLTSDSLTFPKGKDLFVKGKPETLALQKLSAVRLQTHREWFTGSMVLGICLYICVVYPHWLTISLALAAMAAAWVLFSQFPTLILVRTDARRLKLTGWPWQYAQAQAMAQALQEVLRGER
- a CDS encoding peptidoglycan DD-metalloendopeptidase family protein; this encodes MTKAQKVHQILQRYQAAFYCPVPLDKDQKRLLPFAMDTAEQAGIDTLDSEALQTYITTQITENQAWAAFGGYGERRRMYERSPLFRQPDGTYRSIHLGIDIWMPPGTEIYSPWEAEVHSFSFRPALGDYGGVIILEHRIEGVDFYTLYGHLSKNSLASLRPYKGFKRSEAIGRLGDMSENGGWTPHLHLQIMVSLDGLEGDYPGVVAADQAEAYLQNCPNPLYLLNQNLA
- a CDS encoding acyl carrier protein; its protein translation is MSDIAQRVKNIIIDKLGVDAAEVTPEASFTNDLGADSLDTVELIMEFEKEFEISIPDDHAEKIGTVGDAISYLEEHVK
- the fabF gene encoding beta-ketoacyl-ACP synthase II — encoded protein: MNLKRVVVTGLGSLTPIGNNTPAFWEGLRNGVSGAAPITKFDPEKFKTQFACELKNFDVHNFMDKKEARKVDWFVQYALVAVDEAVQDAQLPLNTINKDRVGVIWGSGIGGLRTFQEEVMAFAQGNGTPRFNPFFIPKMIADLSAGHISIRYGFRGMNFTTVSACASATNALVDAFNYIRLGKADVIVSGGSEAAVTEAGIGGFNAMKALSERNDSPATASRPFDKDRDGFVLGEGAGALILEEYEHAKARGAKIYAEIIGGGMSADAHHITAPHPEGIGATNVMIDALRDAQIQPEAIDYINVHGTSTPLGDVSEAQAIERVFGEHAYKLNISSTKSMTGHLLGAAGAVESIACILAIQHQMIPPTINHFADDESFNSRLNFTFNTAQAREVRYALSNTFGFGGHNFSVIFKKLDE
- the rnc gene encoding ribonuclease III is translated as MLVKKIAQLFKRYTPEEKRLRLTIQQLVGFKPFNLSLYQLALRHTSASKVNEIGMRESNERLEYLGDAVLGAIVAEYLFKRYPFREEGFLTEIRSRIVNRESLNEVARKCGLMALIEFEGSRRHFSHKSIGGDALEALVGAVYLDRGYQGARTFVVERILQIHLDLDEVIENNKNFKSLVIEWAQRENKKLRFAIISEKGQKHQREFIAEVYIDDQPIATGSGFSKKKAEQAAAEKSCEILKIG
- a CDS encoding Lacal_2735 family protein encodes the protein MFGIFKKKSPIEKLQAQYSRLMQESHKLSHTDRKAADAKAAEAEAIGKQIEALKAQQ